One Bacteriovorax sp. PP10 DNA window includes the following coding sequences:
- a CDS encoding MBL fold metallo-hydrolase, with the protein MRESVSAVFTTEDQIFFIKRQNYLAVFPGYYATPGGKVDQSDNTEALPGDIWPAHIKPQILHALIREVKEELNYDLLEAIAKGEVLRIDDIGLAITPEFNPYRFKNYYIKIMLKKPHEFDIDLNEVEFGEWNTPANLIERYRAGHVLAVPPAVTLLKTFAENPQHATPIEMTLPHDPETEVPMIESIYGVRQYLPLSHTFPPANRTNSFIIGDDDQVKYLIDPSPRDEAELEKFIKSVSKVGFDRIFITHHHPDHYEFSRDIALRFKVPMEMSQFTYTIIGAEYFKGIEITLRKEGDVITKSLGHDVRVYEVPGHDEGQLALAPDNMSWFLVGDLIQTIGTVVIGGPEGDMQKYFHSLNRVIDLNPKNLIPSHGIIIGGTNKLVQTLKHRQEREDQIKELLGLGRSLNEILEVIYVGLKPELLPYAMKTIEAHITKINNEAKIP; encoded by the coding sequence ATGAGAGAATCAGTATCAGCAGTATTTACGACAGAAGACCAAATCTTTTTTATCAAGAGACAAAACTACTTAGCAGTTTTTCCTGGATACTATGCCACACCAGGTGGAAAGGTAGACCAGAGTGACAACACAGAAGCACTACCGGGTGATATCTGGCCTGCTCACATTAAGCCGCAAATTTTGCACGCGCTTATCAGAGAAGTAAAAGAAGAATTAAACTACGATCTTTTGGAAGCAATCGCTAAAGGCGAAGTCTTGCGTATTGATGATATCGGTCTGGCCATCACTCCAGAATTCAATCCTTATAGATTTAAAAATTATTATATTAAGATCATGCTTAAGAAACCTCACGAATTTGATATTGATCTTAACGAAGTTGAGTTCGGCGAATGGAATACTCCAGCAAACTTAATTGAAAGATATAGAGCAGGCCATGTGTTAGCTGTACCTCCAGCTGTGACACTGCTTAAAACGTTTGCAGAAAATCCACAGCACGCAACGCCGATTGAAATGACTCTGCCTCACGATCCGGAAACGGAAGTGCCTATGATTGAATCAATCTATGGTGTCCGTCAGTACTTACCGCTGTCGCATACATTCCCTCCGGCCAATAGAACCAACTCTTTTATCATCGGCGATGACGATCAAGTGAAGTATCTCATTGATCCATCTCCAAGAGATGAGGCCGAGCTTGAGAAATTTATTAAGTCAGTTTCGAAAGTCGGTTTTGATAGAATTTTTATCACTCACCATCACCCTGATCATTATGAGTTTTCTCGCGACATCGCTTTAAGATTCAAAGTGCCCATGGAGATGAGTCAGTTTACTTACACAATCATCGGTGCTGAGTATTTTAAAGGAATCGAAATCACTCTTCGCAAAGAAGGTGATGTGATCACAAAAAGTTTAGGCCACGACGTTCGCGTCTATGAAGTACCAGGTCACGATGAAGGGCAACTTGCTCTTGCTCCAGATAACATGAGTTGGTTTTTAGTAGGGGACCTTATCCAAACAATCGGAACGGTTGTGATTGGTGGACCTGAAGGAGATATGCAGAAATATTTCCATTCATTAAACAGAGTGATTGATTTAAATCCTAAAAATCTTATTCCAAGTCACGGGATCATTATTGGTGGGACAAATAAACTTGTTCAAACTCTAAAACACCGTCAAGAGCGTGAAGATCAAATTAAAGAACTACTAGGTTTGGGAAGAAGCTTGAACGAAATCCTGGAAGTCATTTACGTGGGCCTTAAGCCCGAGCTCCTACCGTATGCAATGAAGACGATAGAAGCTCATATCACTAAAATTAATAACGAAGCCAAGATCCCTTAA
- the acs gene encoding acetate--CoA ligase: MTKILTDEQANYWSELSHTFVWKKKWDTLISGDFIKADVKWFNGGELNITENCLDRHLEDRRQKKALIFEPNNPDEPSSFLTYGELHLSVCRFANLLKNRGVGKGDIVSFYMGMTPELMIGILACARIGAIHTVVFGGFSPLSLRGRLEDSNAKMVVTHDGAYRGDKTTPLKDMVDEAVEGLDFVKTVLVVKRTHQKITMKEGRDYYYDALIKGAELHCPATPVKSEDPLFILYTSGSTGKPKGLVHTTAGYMVHVGKSFKDVFQYKENDIFFCTADIGWVTGHSYLTYGPLLNGATTVMFEGVPTYPNADRLWQIIEKHKITHLYTAPTAIRALEKFGHEIPEKYKMPTLKVLGSVGEPINEEAWHWYDKYVGKGRCPIVDTWWQTETGGIMISPIAGITKLKPSHATLPLPGIDPILMDEKGTIITEMVASGNLCIRAPWPSLARTIYGDHERFIQTYFSTYPGYYFTGDGAKRDADGYFRITGRVDDVINVSGHRIGTAEVEDAINEHPDIVESAVVGLPHPVKGQGLYAFVIPTNTKRDPAELEKEIKDIVQKIIGPIAKPDLIQVTEGLPKTRSGKIMRRILRKIVENDLENIGDISTLLNPEIVEKLIAEKKSFS; this comes from the coding sequence ATGACGAAGATATTAACTGACGAACAGGCAAATTACTGGAGCGAGCTCTCTCACACTTTCGTGTGGAAGAAAAAATGGGACACACTAATTAGTGGTGACTTCATTAAGGCCGACGTGAAATGGTTTAATGGTGGCGAACTTAACATCACTGAAAACTGCCTTGATCGACACCTTGAAGACCGCCGCCAGAAAAAAGCGTTGATCTTTGAACCCAATAATCCAGATGAGCCTTCGAGCTTTTTAACTTATGGTGAATTGCACTTAAGCGTTTGCCGTTTTGCGAATCTTTTAAAGAACCGTGGAGTTGGTAAAGGCGACATCGTAAGCTTTTATATGGGAATGACTCCAGAGCTTATGATAGGGATTTTAGCGTGTGCGAGAATCGGGGCCATCCATACTGTTGTCTTTGGAGGATTTTCTCCTCTATCGCTTCGTGGACGCTTGGAAGACTCGAATGCTAAAATGGTTGTCACTCATGATGGAGCTTATAGAGGTGATAAAACCACGCCACTAAAAGACATGGTCGATGAAGCCGTTGAAGGATTGGACTTTGTTAAGACTGTTTTAGTTGTGAAGAGAACTCATCAAAAAATCACAATGAAAGAAGGCCGTGATTATTATTACGATGCTTTGATTAAAGGTGCTGAACTTCACTGCCCGGCGACTCCCGTAAAATCAGAAGACCCACTTTTTATTCTTTATACTTCAGGATCAACCGGAAAACCAAAAGGACTAGTTCATACGACTGCTGGTTATATGGTTCATGTTGGGAAAAGTTTTAAAGATGTATTTCAATATAAAGAAAATGATATTTTCTTTTGCACGGCCGACATCGGCTGGGTTACAGGACACAGCTACCTGACTTATGGGCCGCTATTAAATGGTGCAACGACAGTTATGTTCGAAGGAGTTCCTACTTATCCGAACGCTGATCGCCTATGGCAGATTATTGAGAAACATAAAATCACTCATCTCTACACTGCTCCAACAGCAATCAGAGCTCTGGAAAAATTTGGTCACGAAATTCCAGAAAAATATAAAATGCCAACTCTTAAAGTTTTAGGTTCAGTTGGTGAACCCATCAATGAAGAAGCATGGCACTGGTACGATAAATATGTTGGTAAAGGCCGCTGTCCGATTGTCGATACCTGGTGGCAGACAGAAACTGGTGGGATTATGATTTCACCTATTGCTGGAATTACGAAATTAAAACCAAGTCACGCCACTCTCCCACTTCCTGGAATTGATCCAATTCTTATGGATGAAAAAGGCACTATCATCACAGAGATGGTCGCGAGTGGAAATCTTTGCATAAGAGCTCCATGGCCTTCACTTGCCCGCACTATTTATGGCGACCACGAAAGATTCATTCAAACTTATTTTTCAACATACCCTGGATACTACTTCACAGGTGATGGTGCAAAACGAGATGCTGACGGATACTTTAGAATCACTGGACGTGTGGATGATGTTATCAACGTTTCAGGACACAGAATTGGAACAGCAGAAGTAGAAGATGCCATCAACGAGCATCCTGACATTGTAGAAAGTGCCGTTGTTGGACTTCCTCACCCGGTAAAAGGTCAAGGCCTTTACGCTTTCGTTATTCCAACGAATACTAAGCGTGATCCAGCTGAACTTGAAAAAGAGATTAAAGATATTGTTCAAAAAATTATCGGGCCAATTGCCAAGCCGGATTTAATTCAAGTGACAGAGGGTCTTCCAAAAACTCGTTCGGGAAAAATCATGAGAAGGATTTTAAGAAAGATCGTAGAAAATGACCTGGAAAATATCGGCGACATCTCAACGCTTCTGAATCCAGAAATCGTTGAGAAACTTATCGCAGAAAAAAAGAGTTTTAGTTAA